GACCTTCGTCGAATGGGCGGGCCAGACCATCAACAAATCGTTCTGGGCGGGCGCCTACTACCGGCAACAGCGGGCGAAGGGCAGCTCGTATCAGGCCGCCGTGCGGGCATTGGCGTTCAAGTGGATACGGATCCTCTACCGCTGCTGGCAGACCGGAACGCGGTACGACGAGAGCATCTACCTCAACGCCCTGAGGAAGCGCGGTTCGCCACTCCTCAGGAACCTCGGGCTTCCAGGGTAACCCGTTCCAATCGGCGCGGTTACGCAGTTGGATTCCTGGTCTGTGGCTTTCCTCCGTTTGACGCTCGCGAGTTGTCCACCGCTGGCCGGCGGGTCTCCTGTTATGACCATGACGCTGGCCAGCGGTGGGCAACTCGCCAGGCGGGGCGCATGGGCGCCTGCCCGATCCTTACGAACCGGAGTCTTGGAAACCAACTCTTCCCACTGAAAAACCTTGACTGACGACCTCAGGGCATGAAACGGCCGCTCGCGCTGGTGTGACACCAACGGCTGCTTATGGGGTTCTTCGGACGTCGAATCCTAACCTAACCGAGCCAAATCACCATTTTTGAGTGACCGTGCACGTGAATCACACGACCAGGCGCCTGGCGCACGCTAGTGGTCTGCGTCAAACGGATTGCATCTTATTCAGCTTGGCGCGGGCGCGCGTGACTTTCGCCAGGATGTCGGAAGCTTTAGCGGTCCAGATGAACGGTTTCGGATGACGATTGTGCTTTTCGATGTACTGCTCGATCGTGCTGACCAAATCGGGTACCGAGCGCAAGGCCGCGCGTCGCAACTGGTTCTCTGACAGGTCACGGAAGAAGCGTTCGACCATGTTTAGCCATGAGGCGCTGGTGGGCGTGAAATGCATGTGGAATCGCGGGTGCTTGGCCAGCCACGCCTTCACCTCGGGGTGCTTGTGGGTGGCATAGTTATCAGCGATCAAATGAAGCTCCTTGTCCTTAGGCGTGCTTCGATCGATCCTGCGCAAGAAACTCAGCCACTCCTGATGACGATGTTGTGTCTGGCACTGGCCAATGACACTGCCATCGAGCGTGTTCAGCGCTGCAAACAATGTCGTCACACCATGGCGCTTGTAGTCGTGGGTCATCGTCTGACAGCGACCTCGCTTCAGCGGCAGTCCCGGCTGGGTCCGGTCAAGCGCCTGGATCTGGGACTTCTCATCGCAGCACAAGACCAATGCGTGTTCCGGCGGATCGAGATACAGCCCGACGATGTCTTCCAACTTCTGCGTGAAGTGTTTGTCGTTCGACACCTTGAAGCTCACCACCCGATGCGGCTTGAGCCCGTGCGCCTGCCAGATCCGCCGCACGCTCGCCGCACTTACGCCGGCCGCCGCCGCCATGCTGCGCGTGCTCCAATGCGTCGCGTTGTCCGGACGCTGCTGCGTCGTCAGCGCCACGATGGCCTTGACCTTGCGAGCGGAGATCTTCGGCGTGCGCCCGGGACGCGTCTCATCCCGCTCGATCCCCGTCACACCGTCCGCAATAAAGCGAGCTCGCCAGCGCGCCACTGTGCCGCGCCAGATACCCAGGTCCGCACCGATCTCTTTGTCCGTCTTGCCCTGCGCGGCAAGCAAAATCATCTTCGCACGCTCGGCCAGTCGAACCGCAGTCGTGCGGCCAGCAGCCCACGTCTCTAACTGTTTGCGCTGGGTTTCGCTTAACTCAACTTTCGCCGCGATTCTCATGGATTCTCCCTCCCTGCAAAGGAGACTCGCGAATCGCAATTAAGTTCCATTATTTGTGACGCACTACACTAGCTGCCGATGCCGGCCACTCGCAACTTGCGCAGCCGGGCGGTTTTCTTGTGCTGGTGCTCCTCGATCCGCACCAGCACATTCATAAGGATAGCTAACGTTTCAGGAATGTATGGTCCCTTGTTGAGCATCACGCACTCGGCACGGCTGCCGATCGCCGCGTCGCTGACCTCCGCGCGTGAAGGCATCCCTCCTTTGGCCAGCGAGGTTGTCGCACGCTGGCTGCTCACGGACATCTGTCGGACGCTTGATGCCACAAAGGGCAAGAAGTCGCTCAGGTAGGCATCGACAATCACCCTTCGAGCGCCTGCCTTATCCGTTGCGTAACAATGTTGCTGCGGCGCGCATGCGACGCTTTCGCTCCTTGCGAAACCACGCCAGTGTCTGTTCGGGATCACCCACGGCGTTGAGCAAGTCGACGTTCTCACGCAGCAGCGCCTCGCTTGCGACCACGTCGTTCAACTCGCCCAGGAGCGTCTGGATTCTTTTCAGACGCTTGAGCGTCTTCTGATGCTGCCCACTCAGCACCGGGCCGAATAGCTCAAGGAGATACCGTACTCTCTTGCCCGCTTTTCGGACGTCGTGAATTGCTGTGTAGTCTGACCGTCTGGCCTTGGCCGCCCGGCGGATTCGCCTGGTCAGATCCTTCTCGGACACTGCCACCCGACCGTCACTGAACGCGTGTAACGGCCGGCGCCTTTCCGTTGCCTTCAGTGCTCGCGACGTCTCTGCGAGCACATTGTGAAGCAGCGTCTTCATATCTGCGTTGGAGAGTGTTTCCCTGCTCACTTCAAGCGCACGCTGGCGGGCCTTGGCAAAGTCCGCAGGCACGTCGGCCTTGGACCGCGTCGCCAGCAGTTCGATGAGGATGTCGTAGTCGCGCGTCTTGCCTGCCGCATCGGCCAGGAACTTGAAGAGCGCACGCTGCCGCGTATTTTCTCCCCTATCGAGCAGGGGGCGATACGCCCACCACAGCGAACGCATCCGGCGAAGTGCCACGCGCAACTGATGGAGACCTTCCGCGGAAGGTTCATTGACAATCCCTTCGGCCTGCTTCAGGGCCTCCTGGACCAGCGGCACCGCCAGCCCGGCAAACGCCGTTTCGGCAGTTTCGTCACGAGTTTCGCTTTCGGGCATTTCCCCAGGGTTCATCTGGCCTCCTGGCAGCCAATCTGGCATGCAGGCAGAACGATCTTGAAATCACATTGCAGGCATAGTCAGGATGACGCAACCAGAGTAGTGATCGCGTCGAGGCAGGTCCGATCGGCCGTGCCAGCGGGATAGATGAACTGTAACCGATCCCGAAGCGGTCACGCCAGCGACGAACAGGGGGTAGGCCGATCGCAAACGAGGATCATTGAACAGCGGAGGCTTTGCGCGCCAGTGACCGTTTCCCGTGCGGAACCGACGGCTAATCAGCCGCTCGATCGAACACGCGAATGACACCACGTGGCCGTCCGCCGCCGCATGCAACCGGTGTGACGAGCGTCAACCGATTCCGTGGACTTTTGTAAGGTCCCCGTGCAAGAATCCGGGAACAGTGCCATCGGACAGGAGCGCGAGGAGCAATGGACCAACCCGGCACGAATTTGACTGCGCCCATCCTCTGCGGCGACTCTACAGTCTTGTTTTCGGTCTACGGCTTCGGTTGGGGGTACTGCGCCTTTGCGCTACCTTGTGAAGTCGTTTGCGAAAAACTCGGCGCTGCGAACCGTACCCCAAGGCAATTGATGCTGGCCTTCGAGCTTGGCAAGCGCCGACTGTTGGAGGCTGCGGAGGCGAAAGCAGTCCACGGCATGGGTGCACGTATACCGCTGTCTGCCACTGACCTGTAGCGCACCACTGCGATTCCGCGGTCGCTCCCGGAAGCACGTCGCGGGCGCTGTGCTGTACCTCGCTATCTGTTGAGTGGTGCCAGGAGTCAGTCGCACTCTAAGGTGTCTATCACCACCGTCAGTACCCGACGCGAAGCGGTCTTCCCTGCTTACGTCGGCTTGGCGGCCGTTTCCCGCGTGAGGCCGTCATTCGCCCCCTCGCTTCAGCTGGCAAGTCCTCCCGCGCGATCAGTCGAGCACGGCCGCCGGCATACTCCAATAGTCGATAAGGCTCACGACGCCCGCACCTCACGGACCCCCTTACCTATCCGCCGCCGCAGCAGCGTGCGCAGCGTCACGCCGTCCGCGTAACCGACCTGCTCGGCGATGCGATCCACGCTAAGCTTGCTCGTTTTCAGCAGATGAACGGCGCGCTCGACCCGCAGATCCTGAATGTACTCGACGGGCGTTTTACCGAGCACCTCGTTTAGACGTCGCGTCAACGTTCGCTTGCTGGTCGCCAATTCTTCGGCGGCGTCGTCGAGCGCGATGGCCGTGTCGAGGTGTTCGCGCACCCAGCGGTCGAAACGCTCGACGAGCGGGTCCGAATGGGCCAGGTGATCGGAGATCGCAAAGGCAGACTGCGACGGCCGCGAATCGAATACGAGGTACTTGCCCACGAGCGCCGCAAGCTCCGGGCTGTTGTTGCGGATCAACCAGAGCGCAAGGTCGAGATGGCTCAGGGCCGCTCCTGCAGTTACCGTGCTGCCGCTGGGCACGACAATGCGATGGGCGTCCAGGTGCACTCGAGGGTAACGCTGCCGGAACATCGGGGAAAGCCACCAGGTGGTCGTGGCTTCGCGCCCATCGAGCAAGCCGCTTTCGGCCAGCACAAAGGTGCCCGTACAAGCGGCTCCGATACGGGCGCCGGCACTGTGCCACGAGCGCAATGCACCGAGCGCATCGACCACGTCCGCCCGGCCGAGCGAAGGCACGAGCAGCTCCGTCGTCGTCCTGTTGAGCGCCGGTACGACGACCCAGTCCGGGACCAGGGCGTCTGATGTGTCGCGGACGGGAACCTGCAACCCAAGCGCGGTGCGCACCTCTGGCCGCATCCCCACAACGGTGATTTCGAAGCCCGGTGTGGCCATCCCCGTCGCGCGCGCAAGTTCGTTGGCCGTCGTCAACGCATCGAGCACGGTGGTGAGGCCGGTGTCGAACACCCCCTCGAGCGCCAGGACAAAAATCCGCATGGCAGGATCGATACCAAAATTGTCGATTGCGACAGTATCTCCAAGGGCACTCTGTTTGTAAAGTCTGGACCAACGCGTGAACCCGTCGCGCGCAAACTGGAGAGCAAAGATGATCAAGAAAGCACTATTCGTCCGACTTGAAGCCAAGCCGGGAAAGGAGCAGGCGGTAGCAGACTTCCTCGACGCCGGCCTGGAAATGACGAATCGCGAGACGACCACACCGATCTGGTTCGCCCTCAGGCTGTCGCCGACGACGTTCGGCGTCTTCGACGCCTTTGCGCGTGAAGAGGACCGCCAGGCACACCTGCACGGAAGTATGGCTGGTGCCCTGATGGCGCGGGTCGACGAGATGCTTGCCAGCCCGCCGTCGGTCGAGCCGATCGACGTCCTGGCCATGAAGAACAGGCTGGGCTGATTCCCAGTTATCTATCACCGATCAATCCTCGCCCGTCAAGCGTGCTTGCGCGAAACGACGGGCAACTACAGTCGATTCTGGAGAGTAAAATGTTTGCACTGCGAAATAAACTGGCCATTGCCGCCCTGATTGCCCTGGGCGCCACGATGGCTCACGCCGAGGCAAAGGCGGCTGCGAAAGATGTGGTCATTGTCCACGGCGCACTGGTGGATGGCTCCGGCTGGCGGGCCGTCCACGACATCCTGGTCAAGGATGGCTATCATGTGACGATCGTGCAAGAGCCGCTCACGGGCCTTGCCGAGGACGTCGATGCCGCCAGGCGCGTCATTGATCAGCAACAGGGCCCGGTGGTGCTGGTCGGTCACAGCTACGGCGGCTCCGTGATCACGGAGGCAGGTGCGGACCCGAAGGTCGGCTCGCTCGTCTATGTGGCCGCACTGCAACCCGACGCTGGCGAAGCCAGCGGTCAGCTGTTGCAGAAATTCGCCGCGCCCAACGATGCGATGCGAGCGACGCCGGACAAGTATTTCTTCCTCCCGCCGGCGAAATTCCGTGAGAACTTTGCAGCGGACGTCTCGCCCCCGGAGGCGCAATTCCTGGCGGATTCGCAGGATCAACTCGCTGAGAAAGCGTTGGGCGCACCCGTCTCTGTGGCGGCATGGCGAACCAAGCCCAGCTACGCCATCCTGACCACCCAGGATCATATGGTGAGCCCGCAGCTTCAGCGCTGGATGTATCAACGCTCGGGTGCCAAGGTGACAGAGGTGAGCGCAAGCCACGCTGTCTTTATCTCTCAGCCGGCCGCGGTCGCGCGAGTGATCGAGGTTGCCGCGAAGTCGACGAACTGACCGGTAATCGTCTCGATGGGTCACCTGTCGGCTTGGCGCCGACGGGCGACACCGTCGCCAGTCGGGCCGCCCCCATCGCAGATATCCACGTTGGTTGTCAAATCACGGCAATCGCGGGTGTATGCCACTCAGTTCGGGACATAACCATAACCTTCACGGATGTTGCCACCATGCTACTACTGATCCTTGCCTACCTCGGCGGTGCACTGACCATCCTCAGTCCGTGCATCCTGCCGGTGCTGCCGTTCGTATTTTCGCGAGCCGACCGCCCGTTCGCACGCAATGGACTGCCGATGCTGGCGGGCATGGCGCTGACCTTCGCCGTGGTCGCCACGCTGGCCGCCGTCGGCGGCGGCTGGGCCGTGCGCGCAAACCAGTACGGCCGCTTCGTCGCCTTGGCCGTGCTCGCCGTGCTTGGCCTGACCTTGCTCTCGGAGCGCGTCGCCGAATGGATCACCCGTCCGTTCGTCGCGCTTGGCAACAAGCTCACCGAGCACACCGGGAGCCAGGATGATTCGGTGCTCTCGGCGGCTGGGCTGGGCGTGGCCACGGGGCTGCTGTGGGCGCCCTGCGCAGGCCCGATCCTGGGCCTGCTGCTCACGGGTGCGGCCCTAAACGGCGCCAGCGTACAGACAACGTTGTTGCTGCTCACCTACGCGGCGGGCGCGGCGACATCGCTCGCGCTGGCGCTGCTGATTGGCGGACGCGTCTTCGCCTTGATGAAACGCTCGCTGGGCGCGGGCGAATGGGTGCGCCGCGCCCTGGGCGTGCTGGTGCTGGCAGGTGTGGCCGCCATCGCGCAGGGCCTGGATACCGGACTGCTGACACGTGTGTCGCTGGCCAGCACGGGCGGCATCGAACAGAAGCTGATCGACGCGGTGCGTCCTTCGCCTCTCGTGCGGCTCGCTGTGAAGGCCGGCGACACGCTGCCGGTGGAAGGCGATCTGCCCGCGCTCGATGGCGCCACCCAGTGGCTCAACAGCCCGCCGCTCACGGCGCAGTCGCTGCGCGGCAAGGTGGTGCTGGTCGATTTCTGGACCTACTCCTGCATCAACTGCATCCGCTCGCTGCCCTACGTGCGGGGCTGGGCTGACAAGTACAAGGATTACGGACTGGTGGTGATCGGCGTGCACGCGCCCGAGTTCGCGTTCGAGAAGGATCCGGGCAACGTCGCCCACGCCGTGAAGGACCTGGGCCTAGACTACCCGGTCGCACTCGACAACGGTTACACCATCTGGAAGGCCTTCAGCAACGAGTACTGGCCTGCGCATTACTTCATTGATCCGCAGGGGCATATTCGTCACCACCACTTTGGCGAAGGCGACTACAAGCAAAACGAGGACGTGATCCGCCGACTGCTCGCCGAGGCCGGCCGGAAGGACCTGCCTGGCGGCTACGTGCAACCGAACGTACAGGGCGCGCAGGCCGCCGCCGGCTCAGGCGATTCCAATCGTTCGCCGGAAACCTACGTCGGCTACGCACACGCGCAGAACTTCGCCGGCGGCCAGATGGCGCAGGACGCGACCTCGACGTATCATGCGCCCCCGACACTGATCGCCAACCAGTGGGCGCTCGACGGGCGCTGGTCGGTGGGCGACGAAAATGCGCGGCTCGACAGCCCCAACGGACGTATCGTCTATCGCTTCCGTGGCCGCGACCTGCACCTGGTGCTGGGGCCCGGTCGCGACGGCAAGCCCGTGCGCTTTCGCGTGCTGATCGACGGCAAGGCGCCGGGCGCCGACCGCGGCACGGACATTGATGCGGATGGCAACGGCACGGTCACCGGGCAGCGCCTCTATCAGCTCGTGCGGCAGGCCAATGGTAGCGGCGAACGCACCTTCGAAATCACGTTTCTCGACCCTGGCGTGCTGGCTTACGCGTTTACGTTCGGCTGAGTCCCACCTTTGGCGCGAGAAGAGCCTCATGTCCCACCTTCACACTATAACTGCCTCCCCAAAGGCGGACACATCGCCGCCTAGGAGCAGCCACAAGCGTTCTTGAACGAGGTTCGCGCGAGCTTCCGGTCGCTGCGCTGATATCAAACGTGCGGACGACGCCGTGCGACCGGCGTTCAGTGCGCGTATCGTGCGGTGTCGGTTTTGAGATATATTTTCGGGTGCCGCCATCCTCCCCAAGAGCACCAAGAGCAAGGAAGAGTGTCCGCACTGTCACTCACCATCGCCCGCAAGGCGTCCCCGAATCACTGATTTCGACTGTCAAGCAAGGGGTATGGAATGAACAGCATCGCACTGGCCTGCACCGGTGTCCTCGGTTTGCTTCTGTTCGTACTTGGACTCACCATCACGGTCGTGCGCACTCGCGTCGGGCTGCTGAGCGGCTACGCGCCTGAACCTGACCAGCTGCTAACCAAACTGGTTCGCGCTCACGGCAATACCGCCGAGTACGCGCCGTTCTTTGCGGTGCTATTTCTGTATCTCGGCTCTCAGAATCCGCCTCACTGGCAGCTCTGGTGCATGGCAGGTGCAACGGCCTGCCGCTTGCTCCTGGTGGTTTCGCTACTTGCCTGGCCCACCATGTCGAAGCCCAATCCGGCCCGTGCTATCGGGGCGTTGGGAACCTACGCGTTCGGGGTGGCCCTCTGTATCGCATTGCTCGTTGGCCGTTAGCCCTCCGGCCGTGCCGTGTCGTTTGTTCGAAGAGAAGAGGACATCATGAAACTGGAGCGGCGCCCCCCGCCGACACGTGAGCGTCGGCACAGGCAGATGACTGGCCTGGTGCCATCCGACGGTGAAGGTCCGCTGTTTGAGCGTAGCCGCCGCTCGAATGACCGCGTGACGGAGATAGCGAACGGCAGATCATGGCCGGTCACTGCCTCATGCGATTCACATACTCGGCGTGATCCTCGGATGCTCCGCGGACGGCAGCACGCGACCCGCTCCGGCCGTCGGCGTCGCCCCAGCCTACTGGCGGCTTTGAGGGGCGAACGGTCGTCCGCGCCGCGGGTCCGCTGACCGGTGCTTGCGTCACATGTTGATAAGTCTCACTCTTCCCGTGCGTTGACGTTCGTCGCCTTGTTAAGTAACTTGTTCCATTTGCGGTAAAAGTGGCAGTATTGATCGGTCGTTGTCCATTTCGAAAACGAAGTCAAGTTTGCCGAGTACGGCAAGAATACGAAGTCGTCGCAAAGTGGGTGTTGGCAGAAGTTCTCCACCTGGCACAGCCGACCGCCACACAGGAGCCGGTCTTGGATCAACTCGGTCATTTGCTCGTCGTAGGTTTACTTCGCGCGCTCTCAATACTGCCGTACCCATTGGTTGCGAGGCTTGGCAGCGCGCTCGGCGCGGCCCTGTATACGCTTCCTAGCCGCCGCAAACATATAGTCCTTGTCAACCTGCGCCTCTGCTTTCCGGAAAAGTCGGTACGTGAGTACGATGAGCTTGCGAGGGAACACTTCCGGCATGTCATCCGCAGCTATCTCGAACGAGGCGTTCAATGGTTCGGTAGCGCGCAAAGGATAAGAAATCTCGTCCAGATCGAAAGCGCCATTGATCTCGAAGACAGGAATGCTCCGCCTACCATTTTTATGGGGTTTCATTTCGTAGGAGTCGAGATCGGGTGCATACTCTACTCGCTAAAAATGCCGGCCGCTTCCTTGTACACGCACATGTCGAACACGCGTCTTTGCGACCTCGCCAAACGGCAGCGCGGCCGATTCGGCGCTGAGATGATCGAACGTTCGACAAGCGCCAGAAAGATCGTGAGAGTCCTTCACGAGGGCAAACCGGTCATGCTTGCTGCGGACATGGACCATGGCATCGAAAACTCTGTTTTTGTGCCTTTTTTCGGCGTCCCTGCGTGCACTCTGACTTCTGTTTCGCGACTTGCGAGAATGGGGCGCGCGCGCGTTGTACCGTTCGTCACGGAAGTACTGCCGGATTTCAAAGGGTATCGGTTGACCGTCTTTGCGCCGCTCAGCGATTTCCCATCGGGAAGCGACACGAATGATGCGTGTCGCATGAATGCGTTTCTCGAGACCCAGATACTGAAATTCCCAGCCCAGTATTACTGGGTGCATCGACGCTTCAAGCATCGTCCACCGGGCATGCCTGCGGTATATTGATCGTGCGATGGGCCCAGCTCGCTTTTACGTTGCCGGCAAGCTACCGAAACCCGCAAACGAAACCAACGCGAACGGCCGTGCCGGCCGACGACGCGACCGACATGGTCCGCGCACGAAGGTCCGTACAGGGGCGGAGCGGCCGCTTGAATGGCCGCCTGAGTGCTACACCGAACGTCAGCAGCTTTGGCCGACTACTGCCCGATGCGGTTGGCCGAAGCCGATCCGAAGCAGTCCTTTAACCTGAAGCGCAACCGGTGACAGGAACCATCGGGAATCGGCCATTCATCTTAGCGGATCGTTTGTCCCTGCTGTATTCGCAGCCTATTGTTCGTTTTCGTCGAAATCGTCGTCGTGCCCGTTGTTGCGGTCGTGCTCTTCCCCCGACACGAACTTGGAGTTTCCTTTATCGTCGACGCAGGTTTTCTTGTCCGACTTCCTGATCCGGTTCTTGTTTTTGTCCTTAACTTCCTTCACAACGTCCACCACATCACAGTTCGCAGTGCTGAATCCCAAAGAGCTCCCGGTGTTGGACCCTCCAGAGCTCCCCATACTGGATCCTCCAGAGCTTGCTGCACCCGATTCCACGGTATAGGTTTCCTCGACAGTGCCAACCATCGTCTGTTCGCTCGAGTTTGAGTACTCTATGCCTTCGCCAAGCACACCGGAACTCCCCACCGGTGCAGAGATTGGAATGGGATCGATTTGAGTGATGACATCGACCGACCCGTCATCATTGATCTGACCGACTTCAGCAGACGTCTCGGGATTGGTGAAGATCTCTTTTGTCTCTGTAACCGTAATGGGCGTACCGTTTTCCAGCACGATGTCGGTGATGGTTTCCTTGGTTTCAAGGACAGCAGCATCATTAAACGTAGCCACAACAGGTGCGGAGTCCGTCAGCGTCCCCGATCCGGTGACAGGAACGCTGTCTATCGTGCCAGAGACGGAGAAGCTCGCGGTGTCGCCGTTATCGACCTGATTGGCAAAAGCGGCCTGCAACGGCACCGAAACCGGTTGTGCGGATGTTGTAGTTGCATTGTTATTACCGCCGCCACAGCCGCCGAGCAGCATCGCGGAAGCCACGGCCACCAGGGCGCGTCGCGTGGGCAACGCCCGCCGCGTAACCTCGCCCCGATGCTCAGCTGATACCGCCCACACGGGATAGCGGTGCCGCGTTGCAAGGGAAACGGCCCGTGCAGTTAAGAGAGGATGACGTTTCATTACGAACTCCCCGGTGGCCATTCGGGACTTATTTCGATTGAAGCACGGCGCCACTTCTAAATTAGCGCGCTGGACGTGTTCGTTCTATCGGACCAAGGTCCGATACGTCTGCAAAGGATAGGCGGTTCGGCGGGGCAAGCGTATGCTGCGACACAACCTGCTCAAAAAATCCCCCGACTTTGACGGCTTTAGCCTGTGAACGAGCGTTCGCCCTTTACGGCATGGAACCGACGCTTGAACGTCCGACCGACGACGCATGTGAACGGCGGTTTGTGGCCGACTGCTGTCGGTCGTGAGCAACATGACGGCACTATGACGGGCGGAATACGCGGCAAGGGGTATTTAGAGGCGACGCATGCAAACAGAATGACCGCCGGTTTCCCTGCCGATGTAAGCGTTCGTCCCGATCTGCTCCCTGTGTCGACTTGCGTTGCAGTGCACACGCCCAATTGCATCCGTATGCCGCCATCGAGCGTATAAATTGAAGCAGGTGGACGAGCCACCGTCAGGAGACACAGCCATGAAATTCATGATGACCTTCCACTGGGCGCCGGATACCCAACAGCGTGCCGAAGCCATCGCGCGCTTTCAGCGAACCGGCGGGCTCCCGCCTGACGGCGTCCGGTTGGTGGGCCGGTGGACGCGAGCCGATCTGGGCGCAGGGTTCGATCTGCTCGAAACAGATGATATGAAGAAACTCACCGAGTTCGCCTATCAGTGGAGCGATCTGATGGAGCTGGACATCGTCCCAGTGCTTGACGACGCCGAGCTGAGCGAGGTGCTGGCGCGCGTAGTGAAATAGAGGGTTCAACGCACGTTCGATATCGACGCTATTCGACATGAACACAACCGGGCGCGCCCGCAGCCACGGCCTGCGGCACCGCGTGATCCTTGCAGCCGGACCAGGACGCTGGCGACGGACGATCCTGGCCCTGCTTGTCGTGCTGATCGGCTATGCCGCCGCCGATCTCTTCTGGCCGTTGCACCGTGAC
The DNA window shown above is from Paraburkholderia sp. BL10I2N1 and carries:
- a CDS encoding alpha/beta hydrolase, whose amino-acid sequence is MLARNDGQLQSILESKMFALRNKLAIAALIALGATMAHAEAKAAAKDVVIVHGALVDGSGWRAVHDILVKDGYHVTIVQEPLTGLAEDVDAARRVIDQQQGPVVLVGHSYGGSVITEAGADPKVGSLVYVAALQPDAGEASGQLLQKFAAPNDAMRATPDKYFFLPPAKFRENFAADVSPPEAQFLADSQDQLAEKALGAPVSVAAWRTKPSYAILTTQDHMVSPQLQRWMYQRSGAKVTEVSASHAVFISQPAAVARVIEVAAKSTN
- a CDS encoding DUF3303 family protein — its product is MKFMMTFHWAPDTQQRAEAIARFQRTGGLPPDGVRLVGRWTRADLGAGFDLLETDDMKKLTEFAYQWSDLMELDIVPVLDDAELSEVLARVVK
- a CDS encoding MAPEG family protein, whose amino-acid sequence is MNSIALACTGVLGLLLFVLGLTITVVRTRVGLLSGYAPEPDQLLTKLVRAHGNTAEYAPFFAVLFLYLGSQNPPHWQLWCMAGATACRLLLVVSLLAWPTMSKPNPARAIGALGTYAFGVALCIALLVGR
- a CDS encoding IS630 family transposase, translated to MRIAAKVELSETQRKQLETWAAGRTTAVRLAERAKMILLAAQGKTDKEIGADLGIWRGTVARWRARFIADGVTGIERDETRPGRTPKISARKVKAIVALTTQQRPDNATHWSTRSMAAAAGVSAASVRRIWQAHGLKPHRVVSFKVSNDKHFTQKLEDIVGLYLDPPEHALVLCCDEKSQIQALDRTQPGLPLKRGRCQTMTHDYKRHGVTTLFAALNTLDGSVIGQCQTQHRHQEWLSFLRRIDRSTPKDKELHLIADNYATHKHPEVKAWLAKHPRFHMHFTPTSASWLNMVERFFRDLSENQLRRAALRSVPDLVSTIEQYIEKHNRHPKPFIWTAKASDILAKVTRARAKLNKMQSV
- a CDS encoding lipid A biosynthesis lauroyl acyltransferase, producing MDQLGHLLVVGLLRALSILPYPLVARLGSALGAALYTLPSRRKHIVLVNLRLCFPEKSVREYDELAREHFRHVIRSYLERGVQWFGSAQRIRNLVQIESAIDLEDRNAPPTIFMGFHFVGVEIGCILYSLKMPAASLYTHMSNTRLCDLAKRQRGRFGAEMIERSTSARKIVRVLHEGKPVMLAADMDHGIENSVFVPFFGVPACTLTSVSRLARMGRARVVPFVTEVLPDFKGYRLTVFAPLSDFPSGSDTNDACRMNAFLETQILKFPAQYYWVHRRFKHRPPGMPAVY
- a CDS encoding cytochrome c biogenesis protein DipZ, whose product is MLLLILAYLGGALTILSPCILPVLPFVFSRADRPFARNGLPMLAGMALTFAVVATLAAVGGGWAVRANQYGRFVALAVLAVLGLTLLSERVAEWITRPFVALGNKLTEHTGSQDDSVLSAAGLGVATGLLWAPCAGPILGLLLTGAALNGASVQTTLLLLTYAAGAATSLALALLIGGRVFALMKRSLGAGEWVRRALGVLVLAGVAAIAQGLDTGLLTRVSLASTGGIEQKLIDAVRPSPLVRLAVKAGDTLPVEGDLPALDGATQWLNSPPLTAQSLRGKVVLVDFWTYSCINCIRSLPYVRGWADKYKDYGLVVIGVHAPEFAFEKDPGNVAHAVKDLGLDYPVALDNGYTIWKAFSNEYWPAHYFIDPQGHIRHHHFGEGDYKQNEDVIRRLLAEAGRKDLPGGYVQPNVQGAQAAAGSGDSNRSPETYVGYAHAQNFAGGQMAQDATSTYHAPPTLIANQWALDGRWSVGDENARLDSPNGRIVYRFRGRDLHLVLGPGRDGKPVRFRVLIDGKAPGADRGTDIDADGNGTVTGQRLYQLVRQANGSGERTFEITFLDPGVLAYAFTFG
- a CDS encoding helix-turn-helix domain-containing protein; translated protein: MRIFVLALEGVFDTGLTTVLDALTTANELARATGMATPGFEITVVGMRPEVRTALGLQVPVRDTSDALVPDWVVVPALNRTTTELLVPSLGRADVVDALGALRSWHSAGARIGAACTGTFVLAESGLLDGREATTTWWLSPMFRQRYPRVHLDAHRIVVPSGSTVTAGAALSHLDLALWLIRNNSPELAALVGKYLVFDSRPSQSAFAISDHLAHSDPLVERFDRWVREHLDTAIALDDAAEELATSKRTLTRRLNEVLGKTPVEYIQDLRVERAVHLLKTSKLSVDRIAEQVGYADGVTLRTLLRRRIGKGVREVRAS
- a CDS encoding CHAD domain-containing protein codes for the protein MPESETRDETAETAFAGLAVPLVQEALKQAEGIVNEPSAEGLHQLRVALRRMRSLWWAYRPLLDRGENTRQRALFKFLADAAGKTRDYDILIELLATRSKADVPADFAKARQRALEVSRETLSNADMKTLLHNVLAETSRALKATERRRPLHAFSDGRVAVSEKDLTRRIRRAAKARRSDYTAIHDVRKAGKRVRYLLELFGPVLSGQHQKTLKRLKRIQTLLGELNDVVASEALLRENVDLLNAVGDPEQTLAWFRKERKRRMRAAATLLRNG
- a CDS encoding antibiotic biosynthesis monooxygenase, yielding MIKKALFVRLEAKPGKEQAVADFLDAGLEMTNRETTTPIWFALRLSPTTFGVFDAFAREEDRQAHLHGSMAGALMARVDEMLASPPSVEPIDVLAMKNRLG